Proteins encoded together in one Balaenoptera ricei isolate mBalRic1 chromosome 2, mBalRic1.hap2, whole genome shotgun sequence window:
- the DIO3 gene encoding thyroxine 5-deiodinase — protein MPRQATPRLVVGEGRGSQGALGGAATMLRSLLLHSLRLCAQTASCLVLFPRFLGTAFMLWLLDFLCIRKHLLGRRRRGQPQTEVELNSDGEEMPPDDPPICVSDDNRLCTLASLRAVWHGQKLDFFKQAHEGGPAPNSEVVLPDGFQNQHILDYARGNRPLVLNFGSCTUPPFMARMSAFQRLVTKYHRDVDFLIIYIEEAHPSDGWVTTDSPYSIPQHRSLEDRVSAARVLQQGAPECSLVLDTMANSSSSAYGAYFERLYVIQSGTIMYQGGRGPDGYQVSELRTWLERYDEQLHGPQTRRV, from the coding sequence ATGCCTCGCCAAGCCACCCCGCGTTTGGTGGTGGGGGAAGGTAGAGGGTCCCAGGGGGCTCTGGGGGGCGCCGCCACCATGCTCCGCTCCCTGCTGCTTCACTCCCTGAGGCTCTGCGCCCAGACCGCCTCGTGCCTCGTGCTCTTCCCGCGCTTCCTCGGCACGGCCTTCATGCTTTGGCTGCTCGACTTCTTGTGCATCCGCAAGCATTTACTGGGCCGCCGACGCCGGGGTCAGCCCCAAACTGAAGTGGAGCTCAACAGCGATGGCGAGGAGATGCCCCCCGACGACCCGCCTATCTGCGTGTCCGACGACAACCGCCTGTGCACCCTGGCGTCGCTGAGGGCGGTGTGGCACGGCCAGAAGTTGGATTTCTTCAAGCAGGCACACGAAGGCGGTCCGGCGCCCAATTCCGAGGTGGTCCTGCCCGACGGCTTCCAGAACCAGCACATCCTCGACTACGCCCGAGGAAACCGCCCGCTGGTGCTCAATTTCGGCAGCTGCACCTGACCACCGTTCATGGCGCGTATGAGCGCCTTCCAGCGCCTGGTCACCAAGTATCATCGTGACGTCGACTTCCTCATCATCTACATCGAGGAAGCGCACCCCTCGGACGGCTGGGTCACCACGGACTCTCCCTACAGCATCCCGCAGCACCGAAGCCTGGAGGACCGGGTCAGCGCAGCGCGGGTACTGCAGCAAGGTGCTCCCGAATGCTCTCTCGTCCTCGACACCATGGCCAACTCCAGCAGCTCAGCCTACGGCGCCTACTTCGAGCGCCTCTATGTCATCCAGAGTGGCACCATTATGTACCAGGGCGGCCGTGGCCCCGATGGCTACCAGGTCTCCGAGCTGCGCACCTGGCTGGAGCGCTACGATGAGCAGCTGCATGGCCCTCAGACCCGACGAGTGTAA